In Nitratireductor mangrovi, the genomic window CCTTCTTGCCGACGCCAGGCGACCGACTCACCATGGCGACGTCGCGCAACGCCACGGCATTGGCGAGATCGGTCGCCGACAGCGTCGACAGCACTGCCAATGACACCTTGGCGCCCACCCCCTGCACGCTCTGCAGCAGCCGGAACCACTCCCGTTCGAGCACCGAGGCGAAGCCGTAGAGCCTGATCATGTCCTCGCGCACATAGGTCTCGATGTACAGCGTCACCGCCTCGCCGGTACCCGGCAGGCCGGCAAGCACTCGGGCCGGACAGTAGGCGACGTAGCCGACGCCGTGAACGTCGACCACGCAATAGTCCTCGCCGATCTCGTCGAGCGTGCCCTTGAGCTTGCCGATCATGCGCCGACGCCCGCCTGTGCGGCCGCGAGCCGGGCCGGAACGCTCTGCCGGTGATGGGCATGGCAGACCGCAATCGCCAGCGCGTCGGCGGCGTCGTCCGTGTCGAAGACCGCCTTCGGCATCAGCACCTTCACCATCATGTGGATCTGCTTCTTGTCGCCATGACCGACGCCGATCACCGCTTTCTTGACGGCGTTGGGCGCGTATTCGGCGACCACCAGCCCGGCAAGCGCCGGCACCAGCATCGCAACGCCGCGCGCCTGTCCAAGTTTCAGGGTCGCCGCCGCATCGCGGTTGACGAAGGTCTGTTCGACCGCCGCTTCTTCCGGCATGTGGTCGCGCACAACGTCCGAGAGCCCGTCATGGAGCTGGCAAAGCCGCGCCGCGAGGCTGGCGCGATCGTCGGACCGCACCGTACCCGCGGCCACGAAACGCAGCGAGTTGCCGACGATTTCGACGATGCCCCAGCCGGTCCGCCGAAGCCCCGGATCGACGCCCATGATACGAATCGCCTGCTGCATGGCCTTACCTTAATCGCGCGCAGGACCATTGCCAGCCGAATGTGAACAAATGAGAAACAAACTCGCGCATAACGGCCCGCCGAGCCCCGGAATTTTGCATGGTGCCCGCCTTGCCCTTTCCAGAACCCGACCTGCCGCTTTTCCTGCTCCTTGCGACCGTCCTGGTCGCCGGGGTCGCACGCGGCATGTCCGGCTTCGGCACCGGCATGATCGTGGCGCCGGTCGCCGGCGCCCTTTACGGCCCGAAAACGGCTCTCGTCATCATCGTCATCATGGATTCACTGCCGGTGATCCCGTTGACGTTGCCAGCGATGCGCCACGCACGCTGGCGCGAGGTGGTGCCGGTGCTTGTAGGGCTGGCGCTGCTGCTGCCGGCCGGCGTCGCCATCCTGAGAATTGGCGATCCGCTGATGCTGCGCTGGGTGATCTGCGTCGCGATTCTCGCCTGCGCGACCGGGTTGTGGCGCGGCGTTCGCTATCGCGGTCCACGCAACGCTACGGTCTCGCTGACCGTCGGCGGCATCGCCGGAACATTATCCGGCATCGCCTCGATCCCCGGCCCGCCCGTCATCATGTACTGGCTGGCGTCGCCGCTCTCGCATGCGATCGTGCGCGCCAATCTTCTGGTGCTGTTTTTCCTGGCCGAGGTGTTGTCGATCGGCAATCTGTGGATCGCGGGCCTGTTCGAGCGCCCGGCAGTGATGCTGGGGCTGGCCGCCACTCCGGTCTACTTTCTCGGCCTTCTCGGCGGGTGGCGGCTGTTCGGGCTTGCCAGCGAGGAAGCCTATCGCCGCACGACCTTGATGCTCATCCTGCTCGCGGCATTGCTGGCGCTGCCGGCTGCCGACCCGCTCTTTGCCATTCTCGGTCGAGCTACGGCCTAGACTAGAGCCCGTCTTAGCCGCGGGCGAAGGCGGTGTTCAGGAGTGTGATCTGGTCGGACACCGGGTTCGCCTGATGAACGCCGGACGCGGCGTCGGCGCCATCACCATAGATCTCGGCATCGAGGCGGCGCACCCGCGACTGGAGATTGAGCGAATGCTCGACAAGGGCGCGGAAGGCGTCCGGCAATTCGTTCCAGCCCGCGGCTTCCTCATGCGCGGACGCCGTATCGAGCCTGACCTTCGATTTTTCCGACGCCACCTGCTCGCGCGTCATCTCGCCGGAATTCGCCGCCCGCTGCAACAGGAGCCACGACGCGATCTGCATCAGCCGGGTGGTCAGCCGCATCGATTCGGCCGCATAGAGCGTGGCCGCCACCCGCGACAGCTTCTTGGCCTCGGCGCGACCGGCGCCGTCCAGATATTCGGCCGTGCGCTCGACCAGCCCCATGCCCTCGTCATAAAGCGGCTTGAACGACGGCGAGAACAGCCGGCGCTCCGCGAGATTGATGGTCGTACCGCTGTCTCTTGCCGGTTCACGCATTGAACTTCACCCCGCACGCTCGACGTCTTCTGGCCGGCTCCGCCCGGATATAACCCGCCGGGCCGCGCAGCCTCACGCCTCTGGCGGCGAAAAATGCGCGTTCTCCCCCGCGAAGGCAAGGTGATGTTTAACGGACGGTTAACGCCGCGCCGGCGACCTGCCCCGAATGCGGACAAAAAAAGAGCCGCGGGCAGCGGCTCTCAGGAGTTTAACAGGGAGGCGTCAAACAGAGCAGCCCCAGCCGCTCGGTAAGAATCCAGAAAACTGGACGGGAATTAGTAAACACCCATAAAGCTTAACGCCGGGTTAACGCATCGCGACTTTTTTGACAGGGCCCGCGCCCAACGCCTGAAAAACTGGGGCGACGAAGGCGCGACTACGCCAGGTTCAAAGCTCCTTCGCCATCTCGCGCAGCCGGAACTTCTGGATCTTGCCGGTGCTCGTTTTGGGGATTTCGGCGAAGATCACCTGCTTCGGGCATTTGAACCGCGCCAGCAAGGTGCGGCAGTGCTCGATGATCTCGGCCTCGCTCGCCGTCCGGCCGGGTTTCAGCTCGACATAGGCAACCGGCGTCTCGCCCCATTTGTCGTCAGCCTTGGCGACGACGCCGCAGGCGGCGACGGCGGCATGCTTGTACAGCGCGTCCTCGACCTCGATCGAGGAGATGTTCTCGCCGCCGGAGATGATGATGTCCTTGGAGCGGTCCTTGAGCTGGATGTATCCGTCGGGATGCATCACGCCAAGATCGCCGGAATGGAACCAGCCGCCGGCTAGCGCCTCCTCCGTCGCGGCGGCGTTCTTCAGATAGCCTTTCATGACGATGTTGCCGCGGAACATGACCTCGCCGATGGTCTCGCCGTCGGCAGGGGTCTTTTCCATCGTCGCCGGGTCCATCACGGTCAAGTCTTCGAGCGCCGCGTAGCGCACCCCCTGTCGCGCCTTCCTGGTGGTGCGGGCGCCCTTCTCGAGCGCGTCCCACTCGCTCTTCCATTCGTTGACCACCGCCGGGCCGTAGGTCTCGGTCAGGCCGTAGAGATGGGTCACGGCGAAGCCGGCATCGGCCATGCCCGAAAGCACGGCTTCGGGCGGCGGCGCGGCCGCCGTGTTGAAGGTGACGGTGTGCGGGAAGTCGCGTTTTTCCTCGTCCGGCGCGTTGAGCAGCGTCGCCATGACGATCGGCGCGCCGCAGAGATGGGTGACGCCATGGTCGGCGATGGCGTCATACATGGCGCTGGCCCTCACCCAGCGCAGGCAGACATGGGTGCCGGCCTGCACCGCCAGCGTCCACGGGAAACACCAGCCGTTGCAGTGAAACATCGGCAAGGTCCACAGATAGACCGGGTGCCGGCCCATGCCGGCATGGATGGTGTTGGCATAGGCCATCAGTGCTGCGCCGCGGTGATGATAGACCACGCCCTTCGGATTGCCGGTGGTGCCGGAGGTATAGTTGAGCGAAATCGCGTCCCATTCGTCGTCGGGCATCGACCAGGCGAATTCCGGATCG contains:
- the ruvA gene encoding Holliday junction branch migration protein RuvA; translated protein: MIGKLKGTLDEIGEDYCVVDVHGVGYVAYCPARVLAGLPGTGEAVTLYIETYVREDMIRLYGFASVLEREWFRLLQSVQGVGAKVSLAVLSTLSATDLANAVALRDVAMVSRSPGVGKKVAERIVSELRDKAPAYAGAATGTIGLKQELGEGAAPAPVADAVSALTNLGYGRDIAANAIAAAMKAAGEDADSAKLIRLGLKELAR
- the ruvC gene encoding crossover junction endodeoxyribonuclease RuvC — translated: MQQAIRIMGVDPGLRRTGWGIVEIVGNSLRFVAAGTVRSDDRASLAARLCQLHDGLSDVVRDHMPEEAAVEQTFVNRDAAATLKLGQARGVAMLVPALAGLVVAEYAPNAVKKAVIGVGHGDKKQIHMMVKVLMPKAVFDTDDAADALAIAVCHAHHRQSVPARLAAAQAGVGA
- a CDS encoding sulfite exporter TauE/SafE family protein, giving the protein MVPALPFPEPDLPLFLLLATVLVAGVARGMSGFGTGMIVAPVAGALYGPKTALVIIVIMDSLPVIPLTLPAMRHARWREVVPVLVGLALLLPAGVAILRIGDPLMLRWVICVAILACATGLWRGVRYRGPRNATVSLTVGGIAGTLSGIASIPGPPVIMYWLASPLSHAIVRANLLVLFFLAEVLSIGNLWIAGLFERPAVMLGLAATPVYFLGLLGGWRLFGLASEEAYRRTTLMLILLAALLALPAADPLFAILGRATA
- a CDS encoding DUF1465 family protein; the protein is MREPARDSGTTINLAERRLFSPSFKPLYDEGMGLVERTAEYLDGAGRAEAKKLSRVAATLYAAESMRLTTRLMQIASWLLLQRAANSGEMTREQVASEKSKVRLDTASAHEEAAGWNELPDAFRALVEHSLNLQSRVRRLDAEIYGDGADAASGVHQANPVSDQITLLNTAFARG
- a CDS encoding acyl-CoA synthetase produces the protein MPGIFETDLDRNAANFQPLSPLSYLERAARTFPDQTAIIHGAQRISYRDFFARSRRFASALAARSIGKGDTVSVMLSNTPAMLEAHFGVPMVKAVLHSLNTRLDAAIIAFQLDHAETKVLIVDREFSGVVEEALATTKVKPLVIDYDDPEHGTDAPYPKGGRIGSLDYEEFVAAGDPEFAWSMPDDEWDAISLNYTSGTTGNPKGVVYHHRGAALMAYANTIHAGMGRHPVYLWTLPMFHCNGWCFPWTLAVQAGTHVCLRWVRASAMYDAIADHGVTHLCGAPIVMATLLNAPDEEKRDFPHTVTFNTAAAPPPEAVLSGMADAGFAVTHLYGLTETYGPAVVNEWKSEWDALEKGARTTRKARQGVRYAALEDLTVMDPATMEKTPADGETIGEVMFRGNIVMKGYLKNAAATEEALAGGWFHSGDLGVMHPDGYIQLKDRSKDIIISGGENISSIEVEDALYKHAAVAACGVVAKADDKWGETPVAYVELKPGRTASEAEIIEHCRTLLARFKCPKQVIFAEIPKTSTGKIQKFRLREMAKEL